ATTTGTTGTGAAGGTGAGCGCTTGTGCTTGGCCCGAGCCTTCGACTTCGAAATCGACAGCGACAAACGGGGCATCGTCAACTGTGATCCCTACTTTTTCGACGGGTGTAACAAGCACGTAGGAGTCGCCGTCTTTGCGCAAAATAGTGGAAAAGAGGCGTACAAGCTCGGGGCGACCGATCGGTGTCCCCATGTAAAACCATGTGCCGTCGCGAGCGATGCGAATATCAAGATCCCCGCAATGTGGCGGATTCCACAAATGCACAGGAGGAATTCCACGCCCTTTGGCAGCGGCGCGCGCAGAGGCGGCAATGCTTTCAGCGTTTGGGATCACGGGATTTTGTCCGCTCATTGTTTTTGCCATTTGTAAGTTTGTGTTTAGACTGACTTCAAACGTAGTGTTTCATTTGGAGAATTGCCATGGCTGATGCAGACAATCTGCTCACGGAGATCGAGGCACTTGAAGGCAGGTTGACGGCAGCCAAGGCTGAGATTACCCGCCGTTTTATTGGGCAGGAGCGAGTTGTGGACTTGACGCTTTCGGCCCTTTTGTGCGGCGGACACGGCCTTTTGATTGGCCTTCCTGGCTTGGGTAAAACCCGACTTATTGAAACGCTTTCTACTGTCATGGGCCTTGATGGCAAGCGCGTACAGTTCACCCCTGATCTGATGCCTGCCGATATTCTTGGCTCTGAAGTCCTTGAAACTGGGGCCGATGGAAGTCGTGCATTCAAGTTTATTGAGGGTCCGATTTTTTGCCAACTTTTGATGGCGGATGAGATCAACCGTGCAAGTCCGCGCACACAGTCCGCGCTTTTGCAGGCGATGCAGGAGCGGCAAGTCAGCGTTTCGGGCCAGACCCGTGATTTGGCCAAGCCGTTTCATGTTTTGGCAACACAAAATCCGATCGAGCAGGAGGGCACTTATCCACTCCCTGAGGCGCAGCTTGACCGTTTTCTTGTCCGAATTGATGTCGGATATCCTGATCTCGCCACGGAGCGCGAGATATTGCAGGCAACAACAGGAGAGGCCGAGGACAGTGTGACCAATGTCTTTTCAGCGGAAGAGCTCTTAGCTGCACAGACACTATTGCGTCGCATGCCTGTGGGCGAAGGCGTGATGGAGAGTATTTTGGCCCTTGTTCGGGCTTTTCGACCTGACGAAGCGGACGCTTCTGAGCGGGTGCGCGAGAGCGTTGCGTGGGGGCCTGGGCCTCGGGCGAGTCAGGCCTTTATGTTGACTGTTCGCGCGCGTGCTTTGTTGCAGGGGAGACTTGCGCCAGATCTGTCTGATGTGATTGCGATGGCGAAACCTGTTTTGAAGCACCGTATGGCGCTTAATTTTGCAGCTCTTGCGCGGGGGGAGAGCCTGGATGGTTTGATTGAGGCGGAGATTGCCAAGAGTGCGCGGTTGAAAGACGTAGCATGACGGACGCGCTGCCTCTGCGCAGCCGCGCTGAAGCGGCGACGGCAAACCTCGCCGCGCTTTTGGCGCGGGCTGAACAGTTGGCTGCCGCGGTGATGCCTGGTGGGCATGGCCGGCGGCGTGCCGGTGCGGGGGATGATTTCTGGCAATACCGGCCTGTGCAGGCGGGAGACACGCTCCGCATGGTCGACTGGCGTAGATCGGCACAGTCTGACGCGCAGTTTGTGCGACAAAAAGAATGGCAAATTTCACAATCGGTTTTCTTTTGGGTGGATCGCGCGCGTTCGATGCAGTTTGCGAGTGGGCCACATCTGCCCCAAAAAATAGATCGTGCGCAGCTCGTGAGTCTTGCTGCCGGGATTCTGTTGTCGCGGGGGGGTGAGCGAATTGGCTTGTCTGGTGAGGATCTTCCGCCGCGTGCGGGCTCAAAACAACTTCAACGCTTTGCCGAACTTTTGGTGTGTCAGAAGACAGAAGACTATGCCGCGCCACAAGTTTCGGCCGTGACGAAGAATGCATTTGTGATCTTCGTCTCTGACTTTTTGGGCGACATTGAGTCCACAGAGGCGGCTTTGCGGGAGGCTTCTGGGAAGGGTGCTCGGGGCGTTTGTTTGCAAATTCTTGATCCTGTGGAAGAGAGTTTCCCTTTTAGGGGCCGCGCAATTTTTGACTCGGTTGGCGGCTCTCTTCGACATGAAACACTGCAAGCAGCAGACTTGAGCGCGCGTTATTTGGAGCGTTTGGCAGAGCGAAAAGCGCGCTTGCACGAAATTTGCAGTCAAACAGGCTGGACCTTCAGCACACATCACACAAATGCGCCTGCGCAGGCGGCTGTGTTGTGGCTTTATAATATGATTGAAGGTCCGAAATGACGTTTGGTTCTGTCTTGTTTACTGCGCCTTACCTTCTGTTGGCTTTGCTGGCCCTACCAATTTTGTGGCTTTTGTTGCGAGCTGTTCCGCCAGCGCCGATCAAGCATCTGTTTCCTGCGGTGGCTTTGCTTATTGGCTTGAAAGATAGAGATACAAGCACGGACCGCACGCCTTGGTGGCTTTTGCTGCTGCGCATGTTGGCTGTTGCTGCGGTAATTGTTGGGCTGGCGGGACCAGTGCTTAATCCGACCGATAGAGCAGGTACGGGTAGCGAACGACTTTTGATTGTGTTGGATGCGAGCTGGGCAAGTGCAGCAGACTGGCCCCAGCGCCAAGAGTATCTCGCTGGGGTATTGCAGGATGCGGCGCAAGAGGGACGAACTGTTGGGGTCTTGAGCTTGACGCGGCCAGAGACGGTTGTGTTCCAAGCTGCGCAGGTTTGGTTGCGCGCTTTGGCTGGATTGCAACCCGAGCCTTGGGAGGCGGCAAATGCTGTGGACTTGGAGCCGGTTTTACCAGAAGGGCCATTTGATACGCTTTGGTTGAGTGATGGCGTTGCACGCGACACACGCTCCGATGCTTTGGCTTTGTTTGAGGCGCGCGGGACCGTCGAAGTGACCGAAGGGATGCGACCTATATTGGCGTTGTCCTTTGCAGAGCTGGATGGCGAGGGAGTTGGACTGGCGGTGCAGCGGGTACAGCAAGGAGTTGTGCGTGATGTTATTGTGCAAGCGATTGGTCCGGACCCTGCCGGTATTGAACGAGTCTTGGATGAGCTGGCAACTGAGTTTGAAACTGGTGCTGGGGACGTAGAAGCGCGGTTTGTGCTGCCTGCAGAGTTGCAGGCCCGTGTGAGCCGATTTGTGATCAAGGGACAGGGGCATGCTGGAGCTGTTGTCCTCACGGATGACAGTTTGCGGCGGCGTGATATTGCGCTCGTGGACTCGCGGGTGAACCGTGAAGGGCTCGAGCTCTTGTCGCCGTTACACTACCTTGAAAAGGCACTCGTGGAGTCCTCGAATTTGCGGATTGGTAGTCTCGATGAGGTTTTGCTTGCGGGGCCTGATGTGGTGATTTTGGCAGATATTGCCGAGATGACTGAGGCGAGCGAGACGGCGCTGATTGAGTGGACAAATGAAGGCGGACTTTTGGTTCGCTTTGCTGGGCCTCGTCTTGCGGCGAGTGAAGTTAGTAGAAGTGTGGAGCATCCCTTGCTTCC
This genomic window from Lentibacter algarum contains:
- a CDS encoding MoxR family ATPase, producing MADADNLLTEIEALEGRLTAAKAEITRRFIGQERVVDLTLSALLCGGHGLLIGLPGLGKTRLIETLSTVMGLDGKRVQFTPDLMPADILGSEVLETGADGSRAFKFIEGPIFCQLLMADEINRASPRTQSALLQAMQERQVSVSGQTRDLAKPFHVLATQNPIEQEGTYPLPEAQLDRFLVRIDVGYPDLATEREILQATTGEAEDSVTNVFSAEELLAAQTLLRRMPVGEGVMESILALVRAFRPDEADASERVRESVAWGPGPRASQAFMLTVRARALLQGRLAPDLSDVIAMAKPVLKHRMALNFAALARGESLDGLIEAEIAKSARLKDVA
- a CDS encoding DUF58 domain-containing protein; the protein is MTDALPLRSRAEAATANLAALLARAEQLAAAVMPGGHGRRRAGAGDDFWQYRPVQAGDTLRMVDWRRSAQSDAQFVRQKEWQISQSVFFWVDRARSMQFASGPHLPQKIDRAQLVSLAAGILLSRGGERIGLSGEDLPPRAGSKQLQRFAELLVCQKTEDYAAPQVSAVTKNAFVIFVSDFLGDIESTEAALREASGKGARGVCLQILDPVEESFPFRGRAIFDSVGGSLRHETLQAADLSARYLERLAERKARLHEICSQTGWTFSTHHTNAPAQAAVLWLYNMIEGPK
- a CDS encoding DUF1285 domain-containing protein — its product is MSGQNPVIPNAESIAASARAAAKGRGIPPVHLWNPPHCGDLDIRIARDGTWFYMGTPIGRPELVRLFSTILRKDGDSYVLVTPVEKVGITVDDAPFVAVDFEVEGSGQAQALTFTTNVADTVKAGPDAPIRIERDPKTGEPSPYVRIRANLDALIDRKSFYRLVDIGTSEIYEGKDWFGFWSGGQFFPIIPSAELSQ